One part of the Vicia villosa cultivar HV-30 ecotype Madison, WI linkage group LG6, Vvil1.0, whole genome shotgun sequence genome encodes these proteins:
- the LOC131614950 gene encoding uncharacterized protein LOC131614950 — MAEIWSIYIGLKLVGDLGYKRVEVETDSSKAVECISKGGNVNMAAGSLVNQIKNLMFDIVDMHHNYREANKCANLLAHEGKKVLGDTIFYGDIPPWLVHLVDGDSSGITSARLIAL, encoded by the coding sequence ATGGCAGAAATCTGGAGCATATATATTGGTCTTAAATTGGTTGGTGATCTTGGTTACAAAAGAGTAGAGGTAGAGACTGATTCTAGCAAAGCTGTGGAATGTATTAGCAAAGGAGGAAATGTGAATATGGCTGCTGGAAGcttggtgaatcaaatcaagaattTGATGTTTGATATAGTTGATATGCATCACAACTATAGGGAAGCCAACAAGTGTGCCAATCTGCTTGCTCATGAGGGTAAAAAAGTATTAGGAGACACCATTTTTTATGGAGATATTCCTCCTTGGTTAGTCCATCTTGTGGATGGAGATTCTAGTGGAATTACTTCTGCTAGACTTATtgctttgtag
- the LOC131610396 gene encoding polygalacturonase inhibitor-like: MRNMFNPAIALSFLSLLLLSPVTFSEKCNPQDKKVLLKIKQELNNPYLLASWDPKTDCCDWYCIECDIKTHRITALIIQDSVPYTNLSGQIPPSVGDLPYLQNLEFHKLPRLTGPIQPTIAKLKNLKYLFIEYTNVSGPIPSFLSQLTNLQLLHLSTNNLTGSIPSSLSQLPNLESLHLDRNKLTGPIPESFGSFKKPGPDIILSHNQLSGPIPASLGQIDPERIDLSRNKLEGDASVLFGSKKRTQILDVSRNLLSFDLSKVDFPKQSLIWLDLNHNKIYGKIPVALTKVENLQQFNVSYNLLSGQIPQGGELQKRFDVYAYFHNKGLCGSPLPPCKVIKEMA; encoded by the coding sequence ATGAGAAACATGTTTAATCCTGCAATAGCTCTAAGCTTCCTCTCCCTCCTGTTACTCTCCCCAGTTACATTCTCTGAGAAATGCAACCCACAAGACAAGAAAGTTCtcctcaaaatcaaacaagaacTCAACAACCCTTACCTTCTAGCCTCATGGGACCCAAAAACAGATTGTTGTGACTGGTACTGTATCGAGTGCGACATCAAAACTCACCGTATCACCGCCTTAATCATACAAGACTCCGTACCATACACAAATCTCTCCGGCCAAATCCCTCCTTCCGTCGGTGACCTCCCTTATCTCCAGAATCTCGAATTCCACAAACTTCCCAGACTCACCGGCCCAATCCAACCCACCATAGCCAAGCTCAAAAACCTCAAATATCTTTTCATTGAATACACCAATGTCTCAGGCCCAATACCCTCTTTCTTGTCTCAACTCACAAACCTCCAGCTTCTTCATCTTTCCACCAACAACCTCACCGGTTCAATCCCCAGTTCACTTTCACAATTACCTAACCTCGAGTCCTTACACTTAGACAGAAACAAGCTCACAGGCCCAATTCCAGAATCATTCGGTTCATTCAAAAAGCCCGGGCCAGACATCATCCTATCTCACAACCAGCTTTCTGGGCCTATTCCAGCTTCATTAGGCCAGATAGACCCAGAGAGAATAGACTTATCCCGAAACAAGCTTGAAGGTGATGCATCTGTGCTTTTCGGTAGCAAGAAAAGGACACAAATACTTGATGTTTCAAGGAACTTGCTGTCGTTTGATTTGTCAAAGGTTGATTTTCCGAAACAGAGTTTGATATGGTTGGATCTGAATCATAACAAGATATATGGGAAGATTCCGGTGGCATTGACGAAAGTGGAAAATTTGCAGCAGTTTAATGTGAGCTATAACCTGTTGTCTGGTCAGATACCGCAGGGTGGTGAATTGCAGAAGAGGTTTGATGTTTATGCTTATTTTCACAATAAGGGTTTGTGTGGGTCACCACTTCCACCATGCAAAGTGATTAAGGAGATGGCTTAG